One Brassica napus cultivar Da-Ae chromosome A5, Da-Ae, whole genome shotgun sequence DNA window includes the following coding sequences:
- the LOC106450615 gene encoding inactive TPR repeat-containing thioredoxin TTL3-like, with translation MSHSRRLSLEPAITGRFRDSLSLQRHDNDDVINKPDFRELDLGSPVSTLMPRVSTSSAAATPTSSSGSSGSASGKPSVAGKSHSGEIPGGPGSVMPAVKNLKPDHRRSSSTGKPLIFSGSSFSHSATSHSSATSAVSPSPAVLPAGNICPSGRILKTGMATRSSTRAETLCTGTGNYGHGNVVRSGGGGSNHSARADGESPEELKRLGNDMYRRGNFSEALSLYDRAISLSPENAAFRSNRAAALTASGRLGEAVKECLEAVRLDPSYSRAHQRLASLYLRLGEAENARRHLCFSGQCPDQTDLQRLQMLEKHLRRCWEARKIGDWRTVVKETDLAIENGADSSPQLVACKAEALLRLNQIEDSDFCISSIPRHDHYYHTQPQAKLFGMVAEAYVLCIQSQVDMALGRFESGVVKAERAAMLDQTNPELVSVLNNVKMVVKARTRGNELFSSGRYSDASVAYGDGLKQDGSNSVLYCNRAACWYKLGLWEKSVEDCNQALKIHPSYIKALLRRAASYGKLGRWEDAVRDYEFVRRELPGDSEVTESLESAKIAVMNRSQVSKSFGYNNQVEAVSTLDKFKNVVSLPGVSVFHFKSSSNRQCEEISPFINTLCLRYPLVHFFMVDVEESVALAKAESIRKVPTFKMYKNGDKVKEMICPSHQFLEDSIKHFLL, from the exons ATGTCTCATTCTAGAAGGCTTTCGTTAGAGCCTGCTATTACAGGAAGGTTCCGCGACTCATTGAGTTTACAGAGACACGACAACGATGACGTCATCAACAAACCAGACTTCCGAGAACTCGATCTCGGCTCTCCCGTTTCCACCTTAATGCCACGTGTCTCCACTTCCTCGGCGGCAGCGACTCCCACCAGCAGCTCCGGCTCCTCCGGCTCCGCTTCCGGAAAACCGTCGGTGGCGGGTAAAAGCCACTCCGGCGAGATTCCCGGTGGCCCCGGATCCGTAATGCCGGCGGTTAAGAATCTTAAACCGGATCATCGGAGATCCTCTTCGACGGGGAAGCCGCTGATCTTCTCCGGCTCTAGCTTCTCCCACTCGGCGACGAGCCACAGCTCCGCCACGTCAGCAGTGTCGCCGAGTCCCGCCGTTTTACCCGCCGGGAACATTTGCCCGTCGGGTCGGATCTTGAAAACCGGAATGGCGACTCGGAGCTCGACCAGGGCCGAGACTCTCTGCACGGGAACGGGAAACTACGGACACGGTAACGTCGTGCGAAGCGGCGGCGGAGGAAGCAACCACTCGGCGAGAGCAGACGGTGAAAGCCCCGAGGAGCTGAAGAGACTAGGGAACGATATGTACAGAAGAGGAAACTTCTCGGAAGCTCTGTCTTTATACGACAGAGCAATCTCGTTGTCGCCGGAAAACGCAGCGTTTAGAAGTAACCGCGCGGCTGCGTTAACGGCGTCAGGACGGTTAGGAGAAGCCGTTAAAGAATGTCTCGAAGCCGTTAGGCTTGATCCGTCTTACTCTAGAGCTCACCAAAGACTAGCTTCACTCTATCTCAG ATTGGGAGAAGCTGAGAATGCAAGACGTCATCTTTGTTTCTCCGGTCAATGTCCGGACCAAACCGATCTCCAACGGCTGCAGATGCTGGAGAAGCATCTCCGCCGTTGCTGGGAGGCTAGGAAGATCGGAGATTGGAGAACGGTGGTCAAAGAAACCGATTTAGCCATTGAGAACGGAGCTGATTCGTCTCCTCAG cttGTAGCATGTAAAGCTGAAGCCTTGTTGCGTCTTAATCAAATAGAGGATTCAGATTTTTGTATATCTTCCATTCCAAGACATGATCATTATTACCACACTCAACCACAAGCTAAACTCTTTGGCATGGTGGCTGAAGCGTATGTCCTTTGCATCCAATCTCAAGTTGATATGGCATTAGGAAG ATTTGAGAGCGGTGTTGTAAAGGCAGAGAGAGCTGCGATGCTAGACCAGACCAATCCTGAGCTTGTGTCGGTTTTAAACAACGTGAAGATGGTTGTGAAGGCACGTACTCGTGGTAACGAGCTGTTTAGTTCAGGGAGATACTCTGACGCGAGTGTAGCTTATGGAGACGGTCTCAAACAAGATGGTTCCAACTCGGTATTGTATTGTAATAGAGCAGCGTGTTGGTATAAGCTCGGTTTGTGGGAGAAATCAGTTGAAGACTGTAATCAAGCACTTAAGATTCACCCTAGTTACATCAAGGCACTTCTAAGAAGGGCTGCTTCATATGGAAAG CTTGGTCGATGGGAAGATGCTGTCAGAGATTATGAGTTTGTGAGAAGGGAACTTCCGGGAGACAGTGAAGTTACAGAGTCTCTAGAGAGTGCCAAAATCGCGGTGATGAACAGAAGTCAAGTATCTAAAAGCTTTGGATACAATAACCAAGTTGAAGCGGTTTCAACTTTGGATAAGTTCAAGAACGTTGTTTCACTTCCCG GTGTCTCTGTGTTTCATTTCAAATCATCATCAAACCGACAATGCGAAGAGATATCTCCCTTCATCAACACTTTATGCCTTCGGTAtccattagtacatttcttcatg gTGGATGTGGAGGAAAGCGTGGCGTTGGCGAAGGCAGAGAGTATCAGGAAAGTTCCAACGTTTAAGATGTACAAAAATGGAGATAAGGTGAAGGAGATGATATGTCCGAGCCACCAGTTTCTTGAGGACTCTATAAAGCACTTCCTCTTATAA
- the LOC106450613 gene encoding phosphoenolpyruvate carboxylase 2-like, with translation MATGSLKKMASIDAQLRLIAPAKVSEDDKLVEYDALLLDRFLDILQDLHGEEVREFVQECYEVAADYDGNRNTEKLEELGNMLTSLDPGDSIVVTKSFSNMLSLANLAEEVQIAYRRRIKKLKKGDFADEASATTESDIEETLKRLLQLNKTPEEVFDALKNQTVDLVLTAHPTQSVRRSLLQKFGRIRDCLTQLYAKDITPDDKQELDEALQREIQAAFRTDEIRRTPPTPQDEMRAGMSYFHETIWKGVPKFLRRVDTALKNIGINERVPYNAPLIQFSSWMGGDRDGNPRVTPEVTRDVCLLARMMAANLYFSQIEDLMFEMSMWRCNEELRVRAEAQRCAKRDAKHYIEFWKQIPSSEPYRAILGDVRDKLYNTREHARQLLSSGVSDVPEDAVFTSVDQFLEPLELCYRSLCDCGDRPIADGSLLDFLRQVSTFGLALVKLDIRQESDRHTDVLDAITQHLGIGSYKEWSEDKRQDWLLSELSGKRPLFGPDLPKTEEIADVLDTFKVISELPYDSFGAYIISMATAPSDVLAVELLQRECGITHPLRVVPLFEKLADLENAPASVARLFSIEWYRNRINGKQEVMIGYSDSGKDAGRLSAAWQLYKTQEELVKVAKEFGVKLTMFHGRGGTVGRGGGPTHLAILSQPPDTIHGQLRVTVQGEVIEQSFGEEHLCFRTLQRFTAATLEHGMHPPVSPKPEWRVLMDEMAVIATEEYRSVVFKEPRFVEYFRLATPELEYGRMNIGSRPSKRKPSGGIESLRAIPWIFAWTQTRFHLPVWLGFGSAFKRVIQKDAKNLNMLKEMYNQWPFFRVTIDLVEMVFAKGDPGIAALYDRLLVSEELQPFGEQLRVNYQETRRLLLQVAGHKDILEGDPYLRQRLQLRDPYITTLNVCQAYTLKQIRDPSFHVKVRPHLSKDYMESSKPAAELVKLNPKSEYAPGLEDTVILTMKGIAAGMQNTG, from the exons ATGGCTACTGGAAGTTTGAAGAAGATGGCTTCCATTGATGCTCAGCTGAGGCTTATTGCTCCAGCTAAAGTCTCTGAAGACGACAAGCTTGTTGAGTACGATGCTCTGTTGCTGGATCGGTTTCTCGACATTCTTCAGGATCTGCATGGCGAAGAAGTCAGAGAGTTt GTTCAAGAATGCTATGAGGTTGCTGCCGATTACGATGGGAACCGCAACACTGAGAAGCTAGAGGAGCTTGGAAACATGCTTACTAGTTTGGATCCAGGAGACTCAATCGTGGTCACAAAGTCATTCTCCAACATGCTTAGCTTGGCTAATCTTGCTGAGGAAGTCCAGATTGCCTACAGGCGCAGGATCAAGAAGCTTAAGAAAGGAGATTTCGCTGATGAGGCCTCTGCGACAACGGAATCCGATATTGAAGAGACTCTCAAGAGGCTCTTGCAGCTTAACAAGACCCCTGAAGAGGTCTTTGATGCTCTCAAGAACCAGACTGTTGACTTGGTCTTAACTGCTCACCCTACTCAATCTGTTCGCCGGTCTTTGCTTCAAAAGTTTGGAAG GATTCGTGATTGTTTGACACAGTTATATGCAAAGGACATCACTCCTGATGATAAACAAGAACTCGATGAAGCTCTGCAACGAGAG ATTCAAGCTGCTTTTCGCACTGATGAGATCAGAAGAACTCCTCCTACACCACAAGATGAGATGAGAGCAGGGATGAGCTACTTCCATGAGACAATCTGGAAAGGAGTTCCTAAATTCTTGAGACGTGTTGACACTGCTTTGAAGAACATTGGTATCAACGAGCGTGTTCCTTACAATGCTCCTCTCATTCAGTTCTCTTCTTGGATGGGTGGAGACCGTGATG GAAACCCTCGAGTCACTCCTGAAGTTACAAGAGATGTATGCTTACTAGCAAGAATGATGGCTGCTAATCTCTACTTCTCCCAGATTGAAGATCTTATGTTCGAG ATGTCCATGTGGCGTTGCAATGAGGAACTTCGTGTTCGCGCAGAAGCTCAAAGATGTGCCAAAAGGGATGCCAAACACTACATAG aattttggaAGCAAATCCCTTCAAGTGAGCCATATCGAGCCATTCTTGGAGACGTGAGGGACAAGCTGTACAACACACGTGAGCATGCGCGTCAGTTACTGTCTAGCGGCGTTTCAGACGTTCCTGAAGACGCTGTTTTCACAAGTGTGGACCAG TTTTTGGAGCCGCTTGAGCTTTGTTACAGGTCTCTCTGTGACTGCGGTGACAGACCTATCGCTGATGGAAGCCTTCTCGATTTCTTGCGCCAAGTATCTACATTTGGACTCGCACTCGTGAAGCTTGACATCCGTCAAGAATCCGACAGACACACCGATGTTTTAGACGCTATCACACAGCACTTAGGCATTGGATCTTACAAAGAATGGTCAGAGGACAAAAGACAGGACTGGCTCTTATCCGAGCTAAGCGGGAAACGCCCTCTCTTCGGACCTGATCTTCCCAAAACCGAAGAGATAGCTGACGTGTTGGACACGTTCAAAGTCATCTCAGAGCTTCCTTACGATAGTTTCGGCGCTTACATCATCTCAATGGCCACTGCTCCATCAGACGTCCTCGCTGTTGAGCTCTTACAACGCGAATGCGGGATCACTCATCCTCTGAGAGTCGTCCCTTTGTTTGAGAAGCTAGCGGATTTAGAAAACGCTCCTGCTTCGGTTGCACGTCTCTTCTCGATAGAGTGGTACAGAAACAGGATCAACGGTAAGCAAGAAGTCATGATAGGGTACTCTGACTCAGGCAAAGACGCTGGGCGTTTATCCGCCGCGTGGCAGTTGTACAAGACGCAAGAGGAGCTTGTGAAGGTTGCGAAGGAGTTTGGAGTGAAGCTGACAATGTTTCACGGGAGAGGTGGGACTGTTGGGAGAGGAGGTGGACCGACGCATCTTGCTATCTTGTCTCAGCCTCCGGATACCATTCACGGGCAGCTGAGGGTAACCGTTCAAGGAGAAGTTATAGAACAGTCTTTTGGAGAAGAGCACTTGTGTTTTAGGACTCTTCAGCGTTTCACGGCTGCTACGCTCGAGCATGGAATGCATCCGCCTGTTTCTCCTAAACCTGAGTGGCGTGTGCTCATGGATGAGATGGCTGTAATTGCCACTGAAGAGTACCGCTCTGTTGTCTTCAAGGAGCCACGTTTTGTGGAGTACTTCCGTCTG GCAACACCTGAGCTTGAGTATGGAAGGATGAACATAGGAAGCAGACCATCAAAGCGGAAACCGAGTGGAGGAATTGAATCTCTACGTGCAATCCCATGGATCTTTGCCTGGACTCAGACGAGGTTTCACTTGCCAGTGTGGCTAGGCTTTGGATCTGCATTCAAACGTGTGATCCAGAAAGACGCAAAGAATCTCAACATGCTCAAAGAGATGTACAACCAGTGGCCTttcttccgcgtcacaatcgatCTAGTCGAAATGGTTTTCGCCAAAGGAGACCCTGGAATCGCTGCTCTCTACGACCGTCTCCTCGTCTCTGAAGAGCTTCAACCCTTTGGTGAACAGCTTCGAGTTAACTACCAAGAGACCAGACGCCTCCTCCTCCAG GTGGCGGGTCACAAGGATATTCTTGAAGGTGATCCATACTTGAGGCAAAGGCTGCAGCTACGTGACCCATACATCACGACGTTGAACGTGTGCCAAGCCTATACGTTGAAGCAGATACGTGACCCGAGCTTCCACGTTAAAGTTAGGCCACACTTGTCTAAAGACTACATGGAGTCTAGTAAACCAGCGGCTGAGCTCGTTAAGCTGAATCCAAAGAGCGAGTATGCACCTGGACTTGAAGACACTGTTATCCTCACCATGAAGGGTATAGCCGCCGGTATGCAGAATACCGGTTAA